In Tolypothrix sp. NIES-4075, the following proteins share a genomic window:
- a CDS encoding four helix bundle protein, producing MSINSYRDLKVWQSSMDLAEQVYCLTESFPKYEQYRLSSQMQRAAVSIPSNIAEGHARESTKEFLRYLSIALGSLAELETQLILAQRRAYIDREKLQATLGKTDETGKMLRGLQKSLKAKLEARG from the coding sequence ATGAGCATTAACAGTTATCGAGACTTAAAGGTTTGGCAGTCGAGTATGGATTTAGCTGAACAAGTTTATTGTCTGACTGAAAGTTTTCCCAAATACGAGCAGTATCGATTATCTAGCCAAATGCAACGAGCTGCGGTGTCAATTCCGTCAAACATAGCGGAGGGACATGCAAGAGAATCAACCAAAGAATTCTTACGTTACCTATCCATCGCACTGGGTTCATTAGCAGAGTTGGAAACTCAACTGATATTAGCCCAACGACGGGCATATATAGATAGGGAAAAATTGCAGGCTACCTTGGGAAAGACAGATGAGACGGGTAAAATGCTTAGGGGATTGCAAAAATCTCTTAAAGCAAAATTAGAGGCTAGGGGCTAG
- a CDS encoding type II toxin-antitoxin system PemK/MazF family toxin: MVVKRFDVFLVNLDPTVGSEIQKTRPCVIISPDEMNRHIATVIVAPMTTKGQIYPTRIACEFQGKDGQIVLDQISTVDKVRLVKLLGQISDDEQRAVFDILAEMFAE, from the coding sequence ATGGTAGTTAAGCGTTTTGATGTTTTCCTAGTTAATCTCGATCCCACCGTTGGTAGTGAAATCCAAAAGACGCGTCCCTGTGTAATTATTTCCCCAGACGAGATGAACCGCCATATTGCTACGGTCATTGTTGCTCCAATGACTACAAAGGGACAGATATATCCTACACGCATAGCTTGTGAGTTTCAAGGCAAAGATGGGCAGATTGTTCTCGACCAAATTAGCACAGTAGATAAAGTTCGATTGGTCAAACTACTTGGTCAAATTAGTGACGATGAGCAAAGAGCAGTTTTCGATATCTTGGCTGAGATGTTTGCCGAGTGA
- a CDS encoding DUF5615 family PIN-like protein: protein MNVRYQADADLNQAIVTGVLRLEPTIDFQSAFAARLEGVKDSEVLAIAAQQRRIFVSHDRKTMPSEFAQFITNSQSAGVIIVSRKIAIEVVIEELLMIWEVSSAE from the coding sequence GTGAATGTTCGTTATCAAGCTGATGCTGATTTGAATCAGGCGATCGTAACGGGGGTGTTACGACTTGAACCCACTATTGACTTTCAAAGCGCCTTTGCTGCTAGGCTGGAAGGCGTTAAAGATTCAGAAGTATTGGCGATCGCAGCACAACAAAGACGTATTTTTGTCAGCCACGATCGCAAAACGATGCCATCAGAGTTTGCCCAGTTCATCACTAACAGTCAAAGTGCAGGAGTTATCATCGTTTCTAGAAAGATAGCGATTGAAGTTGTTATTGAAGAACTGCTGATGATTTGGGAGGTATCTAGCGCAGAGTAA
- a CDS encoding DUF5063 domain-containing protein, with product MESPNLYAEPRIKQFVEIAANYCLWAESFSSNFTEQMLIARKLLAGLHLAVLDLPDLGCGKDVIDIPSLSKENHVYHHFKNMPINGYWDVFDPLNQEDTQSVFNSLADDLSDIYKDLKRGISRLALKFIVMTRQGAGGREQGEKGFEPCLLFFTQFDFIAPTYLLLYNQGYITEAVWEWRFHFEIHWGVHLVGAQRAIHSYFS from the coding sequence ATGGAATCACCCAATTTGTATGCGGAACCACGTATCAAACAATTTGTCGAAATTGCTGCTAACTATTGCTTATGGGCAGAAAGCTTCTCTAGCAATTTTACTGAACAGATGCTAATTGCTCGAAAGTTGTTGGCTGGACTTCATTTAGCAGTACTTGATCTACCCGATCTTGGTTGTGGCAAAGACGTAATAGATATTCCTTCCTTGAGTAAAGAAAATCATGTTTATCACCATTTTAAAAATATGCCTATCAATGGATATTGGGATGTGTTCGATCCACTGAATCAAGAAGATACACAGTCTGTATTCAACAGTTTAGCTGACGATCTAAGCGATATTTACAAGGATTTGAAGCGAGGCATAAGTAGGTTGGCGTTAAAATTTATCGTTATGACAAGGCAGGGGGCAGGGGGCAGGGAGCAAGGGGAAAAAGGATTTGAGCCTTGTTTACTTTTCTTCACACAGTTTGATTTTATAGCGCCGACTTACTTATTACTGTACAATCAAGGCTATATCACCGAAGCAGTGTGGGAGTGGCGATTTCATTTCGAGATCCATTGGGGTGTTCACCTAGTTGGTGCACAAAGAGCAATTCACAGCTACTTCTCGTAA
- a CDS encoding DUF2997 domain-containing protein, translating to METLEFIIYPDGRVQEKVTGIVGASCAEVTAAIEAQLGLVLSHEPTSEFFTAQVQQQSGVVNTQTTFSEW from the coding sequence ATGGAGACATTAGAATTCATCATTTATCCAGATGGTCGGGTACAAGAAAAAGTCACTGGCATTGTTGGTGCTTCTTGTGCTGAAGTTACGGCAGCAATAGAGGCACAGCTAGGGTTAGTACTTAGTCATGAACCAACTTCAGAATTCTTCACCGCTCAGGTGCAGCAACAATCTGGTGTGGTAAATACGCAAACCACTTTCAGCGAATGGTAA
- a CDS encoding globin domain-containing protein has product MISQQTIDIIKSTAPVLKKNGQQITTRMYEIMFQNHPEIRKQFDMSAQADGSQPARLATAVYSYANQIDNLSALKSMVEKIAHRHVQTHVTPEQYPIVGESLLQAMKDVLQEAATEEVMAAWTEAYQTLSQVFINREQEIQHISGK; this is encoded by the coding sequence ATGATTAGCCAACAAACGATAGATATCATTAAATCTACAGCACCTGTCTTGAAAAAAAACGGTCAGCAAATCACAACTCGGATGTATGAAATTATGTTTCAAAACCATCCAGAAATCAGAAAACAATTTGATATGTCTGCTCAAGCAGATGGTTCTCAGCCTGCGAGATTAGCGACAGCAGTTTATAGTTATGCTAACCAAATTGATAATTTGTCTGCCTTAAAATCGATGGTAGAAAAGATTGCCCATCGTCACGTGCAGACCCATGTTACACCAGAACAATATCCGATTGTTGGAGAAAGTTTATTGCAAGCAATGAAAGATGTTTTGCAAGAAGCAGCAACAGAGGAAGTGATGGCGGCTTGGACTGAAGCTTATCAAACATTATCTCAGGTTTTCATCAACAGAGAACAGGAAATACAGCATATTTCAGGTAAATGA
- a CDS encoding AbrB/MazE/SpoVT family DNA-binding domain-containing protein encodes MVKLIQKPIRTRIVRIGNSQGIRIPKPLLEQSGIHTEVEIEVHGDRLIIRATPRLRVGWDKAFAAMAERDDDVLLDDINTTDWDRVEWEW; translated from the coding sequence ATGGTCAAATTAATCCAAAAACCCATTAGAACCCGAATTGTCAGAATCGGCAATTCTCAAGGTATTCGTATTCCCAAACCCTTATTAGAACAAAGTGGTATTCACACAGAGGTGGAAATTGAGGTTCATGGCGATCGTTTAATTATTCGGGCAACACCACGATTACGGGTTGGATGGGATAAAGCTTTTGCAGCAATGGCAGAGCGAGATGATGATGTTCTGCTAGATGATATTAATACAACAGACTGGGATCGAGTTGAGTGGGAATGGTAG
- a CDS encoding DUF4335 domain-containing protein, with amino-acid sequence MPVSNPVIRRYTPPTCTLEVLAQSSSLSGWMGKSVLKQLNFELRFDDPRLPEERRISIKGDRDQLEALYSAVTNYVQEFLQKSPESFWASFSEPNDSTKVSEHPELKGFNQILPEQTLKSSKSFNNFQIPQADIHLEPSSYLIHNLFLGSLANQISGGVIQLSLLQLFDLATALDEYSAEVMALPSVNRTSPGFSLPSWTPAAAVVLVALGLTPFTWQYANNIRLHQQTAKKAASTQEVALQPSPSTVLPTPQPGLTPPDNLLVPPLGTTPAIPGSTLPTPPAPGSILPTTPIPGSTIPATPLPGLNSKLPASAKTAPGFPSIPQTAPGSTFSAPLPSSGSALTIPGTTAPTLSRSSGKTATSKVSDPFAIPTNSQQTSRTSSIPKNGIALPSTGNLPSNLPPATGDISSDISAAPPLPTIPNRGGNTRTSASSPTAPLGTNDNSLAQRLRQGRNPSQEVATGTLFDTPQVAEARDFLKKRWQPPTGLKQTLEYSLLIGVDGKVERILPLGKAARDYVDSAGMPGIGQPFVSPNRNGQNVRIRAVLSPDGKVQTFPESE; translated from the coding sequence ATGCCTGTATCAAACCCTGTAATCCGCCGATACACACCCCCCACTTGTACGCTAGAAGTTTTGGCACAAAGCTCATCTTTGTCCGGTTGGATGGGGAAATCTGTGCTGAAGCAGCTAAACTTTGAGCTTCGCTTTGACGATCCGCGACTGCCAGAAGAACGGAGAATATCAATTAAAGGCGATCGCGATCAACTTGAAGCTTTGTATAGTGCAGTGACAAACTACGTGCAGGAATTTCTGCAAAAGTCTCCAGAAAGCTTTTGGGCAAGTTTCTCCGAACCAAATGACTCTACTAAAGTATCAGAACACCCAGAATTAAAAGGCTTTAATCAAATACTGCCAGAACAAACTTTAAAATCTTCCAAATCATTTAACAATTTCCAGATACCACAAGCAGACATACACTTAGAACCAAGCAGTTATTTAATTCACAACTTGTTTCTCGGTTCTCTCGCTAACCAAATATCTGGAGGCGTAATTCAACTTAGTTTGTTGCAACTGTTCGATTTGGCAACCGCTTTAGATGAATATTCAGCTGAGGTGATGGCATTACCAAGTGTCAACAGAACCAGTCCAGGTTTTAGCTTGCCTAGTTGGACACCTGCTGCCGCCGTGGTATTAGTAGCTTTGGGTTTAACGCCATTTACTTGGCAATATGCTAATAATATCAGGCTTCATCAGCAGACAGCTAAAAAAGCAGCTTCTACACAAGAAGTAGCCCTGCAACCTTCACCCTCAACTGTTTTGCCAACACCCCAACCTGGACTCACCCCCCCAGATAATTTGTTAGTGCCACCGCTAGGAACTACCCCAGCAATACCAGGTTCTACGCTGCCTACACCCCCAGCACCCGGTTCAATACTTCCAACAACGCCAATACCCGGTTCGACAATTCCCGCAACGCCTCTGCCAGGATTAAATTCAAAATTACCAGCATCTGCCAAAACCGCGCCCGGTTTCCCCTCCATACCCCAAACAGCACCCGGTTCCACTTTCTCTGCGCCATTGCCATCAAGCGGCAGTGCTTTAACTATACCTGGGACAACTGCACCAACTCTTTCTCGGTCTTCAGGGAAAACAGCAACCAGCAAAGTATCAGATCCGTTTGCGATTCCTACAAATTCTCAACAAACTAGCCGTACAAGTTCAATTCCTAAGAATGGAATTGCTTTGCCAAGTACAGGAAATTTACCATCAAATTTACCTCCCGCCACGGGTGACATATCCTCCGATATCTCCGCTGCTCCTCCTCTTCCGACCATACCCAATCGGGGTGGTAACACCCGTACCTCAGCTTCCTCACCAACAGCTCCCTTGGGAACTAATGATAATTCCTTAGCACAGAGATTGAGGCAAGGGCGCAACCCTTCTCAAGAGGTGGCAACAGGCACATTGTTTGACACACCTCAGGTGGCAGAAGCTAGAGACTTTTTGAAAAAGCGCTGGCAGCCACCCACAGGATTAAAGCAAACGTTAGAGTACAGTTTATTAATCGGTGTTGACGGCAAAGTTGAAAGAATTTTGCCTTTAGGAAAAGCTGCCAGAGATTACGTTGACAGCGCCGGAATGCCAGGAATTGGGCAACCTTTTGTCTCACCCAATAGAAATGGACAAAATGTGAGAATTCGAGCCGTTCTCAGTCCTGATGGCAAAGTGCAGACATTTCCGGAGTCAGAGTAA
- a CDS encoding type IV pilus twitching motility protein PilT gives MEMMIEDLMERMIEMGGSDLHLSAGLPPYFRISGKLTPIGDEALTGDQCQRLIFSMLNNTQRKTLEQTWELDCSYGVKGLARFRVNVYKERGSYAACLRALSSKIPNFDKLGLPNVVREMSEKPRGLILVTGPTGSGKTTTLAAMIDLINRTRAEHILTVEDPIEFVYEPIKSLVHQRQLNEDTKSFANALKAALREDPDIILVGEMRDLETISLAISAAETGHLVFGTLHTSSAAQTIDRIVDVFPHERQTQVRVQLSNSLVAVFSQTLVPRKNPKPGEFGRVMAQEIMIVTPAISNLIREGKTAQIYSAIQTGGKLGMQTLEKVLADMYKAGSISFEAAMSKTSKPDEIQRLIGGAPPQAAGAVKAH, from the coding sequence ATGGAAATGATGATTGAAGACTTGATGGAGCGGATGATTGAAATGGGTGGCTCGGATTTACATTTATCCGCAGGTTTACCTCCCTACTTTCGCATCAGCGGCAAACTCACACCTATTGGTGATGAGGCATTAACAGGCGACCAGTGTCAAAGACTAATTTTTAGTATGCTGAATAATACTCAGCGCAAAACTTTAGAACAAACATGGGAATTAGATTGTAGTTATGGAGTTAAAGGTTTAGCTCGCTTTCGTGTCAACGTTTATAAAGAGCGTGGTTCCTACGCTGCTTGTTTACGGGCGTTAAGTTCCAAAATTCCTAACTTTGATAAATTAGGTCTGCCAAACGTGGTGCGGGAAATGTCAGAAAAACCTAGAGGATTGATTTTGGTGACAGGTCCCACGGGTTCAGGTAAAACCACTACCTTAGCGGCAATGATTGACTTGATTAACCGCACCAGAGCAGAACATATTTTAACCGTAGAAGATCCAATTGAATTTGTTTACGAACCGATTAAAAGCTTAGTTCACCAGCGGCAACTTAATGAAGATACTAAAAGTTTTGCTAATGCCTTAAAAGCAGCGTTGCGGGAAGACCCGGATATTATTCTGGTGGGAGAAATGCGTGATTTGGAAACAATTTCTTTGGCAATTAGTGCGGCAGAAACAGGACACTTAGTATTTGGCACTTTGCACACTAGTTCAGCAGCACAAACTATTGACCGGATTGTTGATGTTTTTCCACATGAAAGACAAACTCAGGTACGGGTGCAATTATCTAACTCGTTAGTCGCTGTATTTAGCCAAACTTTGGTTCCCAGAAAAAATCCTAAACCAGGTGAGTTTGGTCGGGTGATGGCTCAAGAAATTATGATTGTTACTCCTGCTATTTCCAACTTGATTCGCGAGGGTAAAACGGCACAAATTTACTCGGCTATACAAACCGGCGGTAAGTTAGGTATGCAAACTCTAGAGAAGGTTTTAGCTGATATGTACAAAGCCGGAAGTATCTCTTTTGAAGCGGCAATGTCTAAGACTTCCAAGCCGGATGAAATTCAGCGCCTCATTGGTGGTGCCCCGCCACAAGCAGCAGGAGCAGTCAAAGCGCATTAA
- a CDS encoding type II secretion system F family protein, translated as MPNFVARVRDSQGKSRTEKIVAESVAQARTTLRQQGFVVQELKEAKGFGSFDLSKLQTAMTKVSVKDKAVFSRQFAALINAGVAIVRSLGVLSEQCSNPKLKQSLIDISADVQNGMNLSDSMRKHPQCFDGLYVSMVQAGEVGGVLDEVMNRLAKLLEDVARLQNQIKSALSYPMVVGFLATAIFLGMTIFLIPIFAGIFKDIGTELPPLTQFLMTCSEIFRSWRIFLIFGVVIGVTIAYKQYYKTAVGRQTIDRLSLKMPLFGDLIQKSAVARFSRTFGALTRSGVPILTSLEIVRDTSGNQVVANAIDGARAEIQQGGMISIALQKEKVFPPMAIQMISIGEETGELDGMLMKVADFYEDEVEQAVKALTSILEPIMIVVLGGMVGTILLAMYLPLFKVFEKLG; from the coding sequence ATGCCAAATTTTGTTGCTCGTGTTCGAGATTCTCAAGGAAAATCCCGAACAGAAAAAATTGTTGCGGAATCGGTAGCGCAAGCACGTACTACTCTCAGACAGCAGGGTTTTGTAGTTCAAGAACTTAAAGAAGCTAAAGGTTTCGGCAGCTTTGATTTGAGCAAATTACAGACAGCAATGACTAAGGTTTCCGTTAAGGATAAAGCTGTCTTTTCTCGTCAATTTGCGGCTCTAATCAATGCGGGAGTAGCAATTGTCAGAAGTCTGGGGGTGCTGTCTGAGCAATGTAGTAATCCTAAACTAAAACAATCGCTGATAGACATTAGCGCTGATGTCCAAAACGGTATGAATCTTTCTGACTCGATGCGGAAGCATCCTCAATGTTTTGATGGTTTGTATGTCAGCATGGTTCAAGCCGGTGAAGTGGGCGGTGTTTTAGATGAAGTAATGAATCGTTTAGCTAAATTATTGGAAGATGTTGCTCGATTGCAAAACCAAATTAAATCAGCATTGTCTTATCCAATGGTTGTAGGTTTTTTGGCAACTGCAATTTTTCTGGGAATGACGATTTTTCTCATCCCAATTTTTGCCGGTATTTTTAAAGATATAGGCACTGAATTGCCTCCTCTAACGCAATTTTTGATGACTTGTAGTGAAATTTTTAGAAGTTGGCGAATTTTTCTTATATTTGGCGTTGTTATCGGTGTAACAATTGCCTATAAGCAGTACTACAAAACTGCTGTTGGTCGCCAAACTATCGATCGCCTTTCTCTGAAAATGCCGTTATTTGGTGACTTGATTCAAAAATCCGCAGTTGCCCGTTTTAGCCGGACTTTTGGTGCTTTGACTCGTTCAGGTGTACCAATTCTTACTTCTTTGGAAATTGTCCGCGACACTTCAGGAAATCAAGTAGTTGCTAATGCTATTGATGGAGCGCGTGCAGAAATTCAACAAGGAGGTATGATCAGCATTGCCTTGCAAAAAGAAAAAGTTTTTCCACCTATGGCAATTCAAATGATTAGTATCGGCGAGGAAACTGGGGAATTAGATGGGATGTTGATGAAAGTTGCCGATTTTTATGAAGATGAAGTCGAGCAGGCAGTAAAAGCTTTAACAAGCATTTTGGAACCAATTATGATTGTGGTTTTGGGGGGAATGGTTGGGACAATTTTGCTGGCGATGTATCTGCCTCTGTTTAAGGTATTTGAAAAGCTGGGATAG
- a CDS encoding DUF1257 domain-containing protein has translation MSHFSQIKTQIRNLDSLKEALTDLGISWKPGTREVRGYRGQTHAAEVTIEQDNGYDIGFKWNGLEYELVSDLQYWQQNLSVDGFLRQVTQRYAYHTVVKETTRAGFQVAEQQKNKDGSIRLLVQRWSA, from the coding sequence ATGTCACACTTTAGCCAAATTAAGACGCAAATTCGTAATCTTGACTCGTTGAAAGAAGCTCTCACCGACTTGGGTATAAGTTGGAAACCCGGTACACGCGAAGTGCGCGGTTATCGCGGTCAAACTCATGCAGCCGAAGTTACCATTGAACAAGACAATGGCTATGACATTGGCTTTAAATGGAATGGCTTAGAATACGAATTGGTTTCTGACTTGCAATATTGGCAGCAAAATTTGTCTGTTGATGGGTTTTTGCGTCAAGTAACGCAGCGTTATGCATATCACACGGTTGTGAAAGAAACTACTCGTGCTGGCTTTCAAGTCGCTGAACAACAAAAAAATAAAGATGGTTCTATTCGCTTACTAGTACAGCGCTGGAGTGCGTAA
- a CDS encoding ferredoxin — protein MSDFLPQEEQEERSGLEPELGGFLRDEPERSGLEPELGGMLRQKGVYVDEITCIGCLHCAHVARNTFYIEPDYGRSRVIRQEGDAEEVIQEAIDTCPVDCIHWVDYTELKKLEEERKYQVIPVVGYPVEEAVVASARRRQKRRLTPKKSRY, from the coding sequence ATGTCTGATTTTCTGCCGCAGGAAGAACAAGAAGAACGCTCCGGTTTAGAACCAGAATTAGGCGGTTTTTTGCGGGATGAGCCGGAACGGTCTGGTTTAGAGCCGGAATTGGGGGGAATGCTGCGTCAAAAAGGTGTTTATGTAGATGAAATCACCTGTATTGGCTGTTTGCATTGTGCCCATGTTGCTCGTAACACTTTTTATATTGAACCAGATTACGGGCGATCGCGTGTAATTCGACAAGAAGGGGACGCGGAAGAAGTAATTCAAGAAGCAATTGACACTTGTCCGGTTGATTGCATCCACTGGGTAGATTACACTGAATTGAAAAAGTTAGAAGAAGAGCGCAAATATCAGGTAATTCCTGTGGTAGGTTATCCGGTGGAAGAAGCGGTTGTCGCTTCTGCACGTCGGCGTCAAAAGCGAAGATTAACCCCTAAAAAATCCCGTTATTGA
- a CDS encoding DUF433 domain-containing protein has translation MPVVAAKSYIEYHNDVYWIEGTRISLDSVVYAFGKGLSPESIVQSFPLLTLEQVYGAIAFYLANRAQIDAYLRAEEAAFDAMPQPLQTSDPALYNKLIAPKTAKYRVES, from the coding sequence ATGCCAGTTGTAGCAGCTAAATCCTATATAGAATATCACAACGATGTTTATTGGATTGAAGGGACTCGGATTTCCCTTGACTCAGTTGTTTATGCTTTCGGCAAAGGATTATCGCCTGAAAGCATTGTTCAGTCTTTTCCCTTGCTGACACTTGAACAAGTTTATGGCGCGATCGCCTTTTATCTAGCCAATCGTGCCCAGATCGATGCTTATCTAAGAGCCGAAGAAGCAGCATTTGATGCGATGCCCCAACCACTACAAACTAGCGATCCTGCTTTGTACAATAAGCTCATCGCACCCAAAACAGCAAAATATCGGGTGGAGTCGTGA
- a CDS encoding DUF3038 domain-containing protein has product MLKVMHSAANSANPNSQWEDLTQLSAPNTVQWDNIKTQLDLALLALETLTGIGSEAMLSAAIILNLESKVPDRVALWRLRQSNPLRKGTGGRKKLDVEEARSLVLIICYLAKEDQELIRRAVGLLEQMAETNREPHQAALLGDYIDAFCNTYQERMESDEQISTDALTHLALKLLVDLLFYSSPGGHRRLWLALIDRSTQF; this is encoded by the coding sequence ATGCTAAAAGTTATGCACTCGGCAGCCAACTCAGCCAATCCAAATTCCCAATGGGAGGACTTAACCCAGCTTTCTGCTCCAAACACAGTTCAGTGGGATAATATCAAAACCCAGTTGGACTTAGCACTTTTGGCGCTAGAAACTTTAACTGGTATTGGTTCTGAAGCAATGCTCTCGGCGGCAATTATTCTAAATTTAGAATCAAAAGTGCCAGATCGTGTGGCGTTGTGGCGACTCCGGCAGTCGAATCCCCTACGCAAAGGTACTGGAGGGCGAAAAAAGCTAGATGTAGAAGAAGCGCGATCGCTAGTTCTTATCATTTGTTACCTTGCAAAAGAGGATCAAGAATTGATTCGCCGTGCTGTAGGGTTATTAGAACAAATGGCGGAAACTAACCGCGAACCCCATCAAGCTGCTTTGTTAGGAGATTATATTGATGCTTTCTGCAACACCTATCAAGAGCGGATGGAGTCGGATGAGCAAATTTCCACAGATGCACTTACCCACCTAGCATTGAAACTACTGGTAGATTTACTATTTTACAGTAGTCCCGGTGGACATCGCCGTCTCTGGCTAGCACTTATAGATCGTTCCACACAATTTTAG
- the bioU gene encoding (S)-8-amino-7-oxononanoate synthase BioU, with the protein MNPEQVKSSHNLPSAIRVGVLGFGGLGQAAAKVLAGKREMILVAAADKEGYTYAESGLNAQDCITAYNSQGSVGYLEPTGTLTTRSIQDLIESADSVDGYFLALPNLPNNFIASVAQEFIKSGWRGVLVDAIKRTSAVEQLLAMKDELEAAGITYMTGCGATPGLLTAAAALAAQSYAEIHKVEITFGVGIANWEAYRATIREDIAHMPGYSVETARAMTDAEVEALLDKTNGVLTLENMEHADDVMLELAGIVERDRVTVGGIVDTRNPKKPLSTNVKITGRTFEGKISTHTFILGDETSMAANVCGPAFGYLKAGMQLHKRGIYGVFTAAEIMPQFVK; encoded by the coding sequence ATGAATCCAGAACAAGTCAAAAGTTCTCATAATTTACCGTCGGCGATACGTGTGGGAGTACTGGGTTTTGGCGGTTTAGGACAAGCTGCCGCTAAAGTACTCGCTGGCAAACGAGAAATGATTTTAGTCGCAGCAGCCGACAAAGAAGGCTACACCTACGCTGAGTCGGGTTTAAATGCTCAAGATTGTATTACAGCTTATAACTCTCAAGGTTCGGTGGGTTATTTAGAACCAACTGGTACTTTAACAACTCGCAGTATTCAAGATTTAATCGAAAGCGCTGATTCTGTAGATGGGTATTTTCTCGCTTTACCAAATTTACCCAATAACTTTATTGCTTCTGTAGCGCAGGAGTTCATTAAATCCGGTTGGCGTGGGGTGCTAGTCGATGCAATCAAGCGCACCAGCGCGGTAGAACAACTGCTGGCGATGAAAGACGAATTAGAAGCTGCGGGAATTACTTACATGACAGGGTGTGGTGCAACACCTGGATTGTTAACCGCTGCCGCTGCATTAGCCGCCCAAAGCTACGCGGAAATACATAAAGTTGAAATTACCTTTGGCGTGGGAATTGCTAACTGGGAAGCTTACCGCGCCACGATCCGCGAAGATATTGCTCATATGCCAGGTTACAGTGTAGAAACTGCCAGAGCAATGACTGATGCGGAAGTAGAAGCATTGTTGGATAAAACCAATGGCGTGCTGACGTTAGAGAATATGGAACATGCCGATGATGTGATGTTGGAATTGGCAGGGATAGTGGAACGCGATCGCGTTACAGTTGGTGGCATAGTCGATACCCGCAATCCCAAAAAGCCCCTCAGTACCAACGTGAAAATCACCGGTCGCACCTTTGAAGGGAAAATTTCCACCCATACCTTCATCTTAGGAGACGAAACCAGCATGGCAGCAAATGTCTGTGGACCAGCCTTTGGCTATCTCAAAGCTGGTATGCAATTGCACAAACGCGGCATTTATGGAGTATTCACCGCTGCGGAAATTATGCCCCAGTTTGTTAAGTAA